A genomic window from Glycine soja cultivar W05 chromosome 10, ASM419377v2, whole genome shotgun sequence includes:
- the LOC114372208 gene encoding cycloartenol-C-24-methyltransferase-like has protein sequence MDLASNLGGKIDKAEVLSAVQKYEKYHVCYGGQEEERKANYTDMVNKYYDLVTSFYEFGWGESFHFAPRWKGESLRESIKRHEHFLPLQLGLKPGQKVLDVGCGIGGPLREISRFSSTSITGLNNNEYQITRGKELNRIAGVDKTCNFVKADFMKMPFPDNSFDAVYAIEATCHAPDAYGCYKEIFRVLKPGQYFAAYEWCMTDSFDPQNPEHQKIKAEIEIGDGLPDIRLTAKCLEALKQAGFEVIWEKDLAVDSPLPWYLPLDKSHFSLSSFRLTAVGRLFTKNMVKVLEYVGLAPKGSLRVQDFLEKAAEGLVEGGKREIFTPMYFFLARKPDLDRN, from the exons GTATGAGAAGTATCATGTTTGCTATGGAGGTCAAGAGGAAGAGAGGAAAGCTAATTATACCGATATG GTTAATAAATACTACGATCTTGTTACCAGCTTTTATGAGTTTGGCTGGGGGGAATCTTTCCATTTTGCACCCAG ATGGAAAGGGGAATCTCTTCGAGAGAGCATCAAGCGACATGAACACTTCCTTCCTTTACAACTTGGACTGAAGCCAGGGCAGAAG gtTTTGGATGTTGGATGTGGAATTGGGGGACCATTAAGAGAAATTTCTCGATTTAG CTCAACTTCAATTACCGGGTTGAATAACAATGAGTACCAGATAACAAGAGGAAAG GAACTCAATCGCATTGCTGGAGTGGACAAGACTTGCAATTTTGTCAAG GCTGACTTCATGAAAATGCCATTCCCAGACAACAGTTTTGATGCAGTGTATGCGATTGAAGCCACTTGCCATGCACCGGATGCT TATGGATGCTATAAAGAGATTTTTAGAGTGTTAAAGCCTGGTCAATATTTTGCTGCTTATGAATGGTGCATGACCGATTCTTTTGATCCCCAAAACCCAGAGCACCAAAAAATCAAG GCAGAAATTGAGATTGGTGATGGGCTACCTGACATTCGATTGACTGCTAAGTGTCTTGAAGCTCTGAAGCAAGCAGGTTTTGAG GTAATATGGGAGAAAGATCTAGCAGTGGACTCTCCTCTTCCTTGGTATTTGCCTTTAGACAAAAGTCACTTCTCACTGAGTAGCTTCCGTCTAACTGCTGTCGGGCGACTTTTCACCAAAAACATG GTCAAGGTTCTGGAGTATGTTGGACTGGCTCCAAAGGGTAGTCTAAGGGTTCAAGACTTCCTGGAGAAGGCTGCAGAGGGACTAGTTGAAGGAGGGAA GAGAGAGATTTTCACACCAATGTACTTCTTCCTGGCACGGAAGCCTGATTTAGACAGGAACTAA